The Salinibaculum sp. SYNS191 genome has a window encoding:
- a CDS encoding DUF7518 family protein, with the protein MCGNRVEELESRVKELEASVEGLTDELVECKVRLRELENAVDDDLGFVPESEEGEESEESDIRVPEAGESQDAADTSNTEASEGEDNAEESETDIIVA; encoded by the coding sequence ATGTGCGGCAACCGTGTCGAGGAACTCGAATCGCGGGTCAAGGAACTGGAAGCGTCGGTCGAGGGGCTGACCGACGAACTCGTCGAGTGCAAGGTCCGGCTGCGCGAGCTGGAGAACGCGGTCGACGACGACCTGGGCTTCGTCCCCGAATCCGAGGAGGGCGAGGAATCCGAGGAGAGCGACATCAGAGTGCCGGAAGCCGGCGAATCGCAGGACGCGGCCGACACATCTAACACCGAGGCCTCCGAGGGAGAGGACAACGCGGAGGAGTCCGAGACCGACATCATCGTGGCGTAG